The Chitinophagales bacterium genome includes a region encoding these proteins:
- a CDS encoding NAD(P)/FAD-dependent oxidoreductase, with protein sequence MRTGVSYKQQPINGKYDVIVIGSGLGGMSTAAILAKEGKKVLVLEKHYTLGGFTHMFTRKDYEWDVGIHYIGNVEKKERALRKLFDYITDEQLEWADMGEVYDRIVFGDKEYQLVKGVDNFKAKLKTYFPDAIDQKAIDVYTETVYKASVAARSFYEEKALPGWLSFLFGYFMRRKYLKYARRTTLEVMREITDNKKLIGVLTGQYGDYGLTPSESSFAMHAMVVKHYFNGGYYPVGGSSRIAETILPVIEKADGAMFSNAEVKEIIIEKGKAVGVKMADGKSIFADKIVSNAGIENTYEKLIPGKIAQLNGMKKQLDKVRPSASHMSLYIGLKHTAEELKIPKANYWIYPDNYNHDENLQNFVKDPAAPFPVTYISFPGAKDPDFTNRFPGRCTIEIIGFAPYEWFEKWEGTRWKKRGAEYEAFKEEIAQRMLKELYRFEPQLKGKIDTYELSTPLSTKHFANYQHGEIYGIAHSPDRFELKFLRVQTPIKNLFLTGQDIVTAGIGAAILSGLLTASTICGKNLGKKVIS encoded by the coding sequence ATGAGAACAGGTGTTTCTTACAAACAACAACCAATAAACGGCAAATACGATGTAATTGTAATTGGTTCCGGTTTAGGAGGCATGTCCACAGCAGCTATTTTGGCCAAAGAAGGTAAAAAAGTCCTGGTCCTTGAGAAACATTATACTTTGGGTGGCTTTACACACATGTTTACCCGAAAAGATTACGAATGGGATGTAGGTATCCACTACATAGGAAATGTAGAAAAAAAGGAACGCGCATTGCGCAAACTCTTTGACTATATTACAGATGAGCAGTTGGAATGGGCAGATATGGGAGAAGTATATGACCGTATTGTATTTGGAGATAAAGAGTACCAACTGGTAAAAGGAGTCGATAATTTTAAAGCAAAGCTTAAAACATATTTTCCCGATGCAATAGATCAGAAAGCAATTGATGTATATACAGAAACCGTGTACAAAGCTTCAGTAGCAGCTCGCAGCTTTTATGAAGAAAAGGCTCTTCCCGGATGGCTAAGTTTTTTATTTGGCTATTTTATGCGCAGAAAATACCTGAAATACGCCCGCAGAACAACTTTGGAAGTCATGCGCGAAATCACCGACAATAAAAAACTAATTGGTGTGTTGACAGGTCAATACGGAGATTATGGATTGACTCCCTCTGAAAGCAGTTTTGCTATGCATGCAATGGTTGTAAAGCATTATTTCAATGGAGGTTACTATCCCGTAGGTGGTTCGAGCAGAATTGCAGAAACCATATTGCCTGTAATTGAAAAAGCAGATGGCGCAATGTTCAGCAATGCAGAGGTAAAAGAAATCATTATTGAAAAGGGCAAAGCTGTTGGTGTGAAAATGGCAGATGGCAAATCAATTTTTGCAGATAAAATTGTGAGCAATGCCGGCATTGAAAACACTTATGAAAAATTAATACCTGGAAAAATTGCGCAGCTAAACGGGATGAAAAAGCAATTGGATAAAGTACGGCCTTCTGCTTCGCACATGAGCCTGTATATCGGACTTAAGCATACAGCCGAAGAATTGAAAATTCCCAAAGCCAATTATTGGATATATCCTGACAATTATAATCACGATGAAAATCTGCAGAATTTTGTAAAAGACCCTGCTGCGCCATTTCCGGTGACCTATATTTCTTTTCCGGGTGCAAAAGACCCGGATTTTACCAATCGATTTCCGGGCAGATGTACCATTGAGATAATTGGTTTTGCCCCTTATGAGTGGTTTGAAAAATGGGAAGGCACCCGCTGGAAAAAGCGAGGAGCTGAGTATGAAGCATTTAAAGAAGAAATTGCCCAACGCATGCTTAAAGAGCTCTACCGCTTTGAACCACAACTCAAAGGCAAGATTGATACCTATGAATTGTCAACGCCATTGAGCACAAAGCATTTTGCCAATTATCAGCACGGTGAAATTTATGGTATTGCGCACAGTCCTGATCGTTTTGAATTGAAATTTTTGCGTGTACAAACTCCGATAAAAAACCTTTTCCTTACCGGACAGGATATTGTAACTGCCGGAATTGGAGCTGCAATTCTAAGCGGATTGCTCACAGCATCTACTATTTGCGGGAAAAATTTGGGGAAGAAAGTTATCAGCTGA
- the glyA gene encoding serine hydroxymethyltransferase, which translates to MARDQQLFDIIEKEKKRQIEGIELIASENFTSKAVMEAAGSVLTNKYAEGYPGKRYYGGCEFVDQSEQLAIDRLCELFGAEYANVQPHSGAQANAAVMLAVLNPGDAILGFDLSHGGHLTHGSAVNFSGKLYRPNFYGVEADSGIIDMDKVEEKAMEVKPKLIICGASAYSRDWDYERFRAIADKVGAILLADIAHTAGLIASKLLKDPMPHCHIVTSTTHKTLRGPRGGIIMMGKDFDNPFGLKTPKGSIRKMSAILNSAVFPGTQGGPLEHIIAAKAVAFGEALKPAFKDYTLQVIKNAKAMAAYFTSKDYKLISDGTDNHLMLIDLRNKNITGKEAEALLGEADITVNKNMVPFDDKSPFVTSGIRIGTAAITTRGMKENEAEKVAAWIDLLISNREDRELTEKTKAEINTFASKFPLFPEL; encoded by the coding sequence ATGGCAAGAGATCAGCAATTGTTCGATATCATTGAAAAAGAAAAAAAGCGACAGATAGAAGGTATAGAACTGATCGCATCTGAAAATTTTACCAGCAAGGCTGTAATGGAAGCAGCCGGGAGTGTTTTGACCAATAAATATGCAGAAGGCTATCCGGGAAAAAGATACTATGGTGGTTGTGAATTTGTAGATCAATCGGAGCAACTTGCTATTGACAGGCTTTGTGAACTTTTTGGCGCGGAATATGCCAATGTACAACCGCATTCGGGCGCACAGGCCAATGCAGCTGTAATGCTTGCAGTTTTGAATCCCGGAGATGCCATTTTGGGTTTTGACCTTTCTCATGGGGGTCACCTGACACACGGATCTGCCGTGAATTTTTCAGGAAAATTATACCGGCCAAATTTCTATGGAGTTGAAGCAGACTCAGGAATCATAGATATGGATAAAGTGGAGGAAAAAGCAATGGAAGTAAAGCCAAAACTCATCATCTGTGGAGCATCAGCTTATTCGCGCGACTGGGACTATGAGCGTTTTAGAGCCATTGCCGATAAAGTTGGTGCAATCTTGCTGGCAGATATTGCACATACCGCAGGTTTGATTGCTTCTAAGCTATTAAAGGATCCCATGCCGCATTGCCATATTGTAACTTCCACTACTCACAAAACGCTGCGCGGACCAAGAGGTGGTATTATTATGATGGGAAAGGATTTTGACAACCCATTTGGTTTGAAAACACCAAAAGGAAGCATCCGAAAAATGTCGGCAATACTCAATTCAGCAGTATTTCCAGGCACACAGGGCGGCCCCTTAGAACATATTATTGCCGCTAAAGCTGTGGCATTTGGCGAAGCACTGAAGCCGGCATTTAAAGATTATACACTTCAGGTAATTAAAAATGCCAAAGCGATGGCCGCTTATTTCACTTCAAAAGATTACAAACTCATTTCAGATGGTACGGACAATCACCTGATGCTGATTGACCTGCGAAATAAAAATATTACCGGAAAAGAAGCTGAAGCACTGCTCGGTGAAGCCGATATCACGGTAAACAAAAACATGGTGCCTTTTGATGATAAATCTCCATTTGTAACATCAGGCATTCGCATTGGAACAGCAGCCATAACTACACGCGGCATGAAAGAAAATGAAGCAGAAAAAGTTGCCGCCTGGATAGACCTACTGATCTCAAATCGGGAAGATCGTGAGCTGACCGAAAAGACCAAAGCAGAGATCAATACTTTTGCCTCAAAATTTCCATTATTTCCTGAGTTGTGA
- a CDS encoding metal-dependent transcriptional regulator, which yields MGLSITEENYIKAIFKLSENSLENISTNAIASEIKTKAASVTDMLQRLADKDLLRYKKYKGVKLTSKGNDVAIDLVRRHRLWEVFLVEKLNFNWDQVHEVAEELEHVSSPLLTSRLDQFLNFPRYDPHGDPIPDKDGNIPYFEEKKLSELENGDKGIIVNVNEQSPEFLQYLDKLNIAIQSKVEVLESNDYDGSRQIKINNDTSVFTSHKVCKNLIVKKIK from the coding sequence ATGGGGCTTTCAATCACAGAAGAAAATTATATCAAAGCCATTTTCAAACTCTCTGAAAATAGCCTTGAAAACATTTCCACCAATGCAATAGCAAGTGAAATTAAAACAAAAGCGGCTTCTGTAACTGATATGCTCCAAAGGCTTGCCGATAAAGATTTGCTGCGCTATAAAAAATACAAAGGTGTAAAGCTTACTTCAAAGGGTAATGATGTAGCAATTGATTTGGTGCGAAGACACAGACTCTGGGAAGTGTTCCTGGTAGAAAAATTAAATTTTAACTGGGATCAGGTGCACGAAGTAGCCGAAGAGCTGGAACATGTAAGTTCTCCTTTGCTCACATCAAGACTCGATCAATTTCTCAACTTTCCTCGCTACGATCCGCATGGAGATCCTATTCCCGATAAAGATGGGAACATCCCTTATTTCGAAGAAAAAAAATTAAGCGAACTGGAAAACGGTGACAAAGGAATTATAGTAAATGTAAATGAGCAATCCCCTGAATTTTTACAATACTTAGACAAACTCAATATTGCCATACAATCCAAAGTCGAAGTACTGGAGAGCAATGATTACGATGGATCCAGGCAAATAAAGATCAATAATGATACCAGCGTCTTCACCAGCCACAAGGTTTGCAAAAATCTGATAGTCAAAAAAATTAAGTAA
- a CDS encoding tetratricopeptide repeat protein — protein sequence MKWLITCMFFFVLLFSSLNTLASEAPSTLFKKGENALKAGDFEIAAEYFAQFLEAKPDNQAALYNLALSHYNDSNPRLCLENIKQIKYWKKQKRLLSLAVWCAYNSEMKDSARLWLSTVPDGEKNADMLLLKGRLLLPEDPGQSKLILDQALLLDPGLLQTLYYRSKANLALNDTAAALKDLNILLTHRKAAEAYGLRAAIKKSRGDTKGAMEDYQSAFDSDQQVQWKYAQLNLMTEQGNYRQAREIAAIIEKDFPEEQAKIQPIENKLMYLDWINSYWLYGLLALILLLLLLFLFLFRN from the coding sequence GTGAAATGGCTGATCACATGCATGTTTTTTTTCGTGCTGCTTTTCAGCAGTTTAAATACACTTGCATCTGAAGCACCCTCGACTCTTTTTAAAAAAGGAGAAAATGCATTAAAAGCAGGTGACTTCGAAATTGCAGCAGAATATTTCGCTCAATTTTTAGAAGCAAAACCCGATAATCAGGCTGCGCTGTACAACCTGGCATTGAGTCATTATAATGACAGCAATCCAAGATTGTGTTTAGAAAACATAAAGCAGATCAAATACTGGAAAAAGCAAAAACGCTTATTGAGCCTGGCGGTGTGGTGTGCCTACAATTCGGAAATGAAAGACAGTGCCCGCCTGTGGTTAAGTACTGTTCCCGATGGAGAAAAAAATGCCGATATGCTTTTGCTCAAAGGCCGATTATTACTCCCGGAAGATCCTGGGCAAAGCAAGCTGATTTTAGACCAGGCTTTGCTTTTAGATCCCGGATTATTGCAAACACTCTACTATCGCTCAAAAGCCAATTTAGCATTGAATGATACCGCTGCTGCTCTCAAAGACCTAAATATTTTGCTTACCCATCGCAAAGCAGCAGAAGCATATGGCTTGCGCGCAGCTATCAAAAAAAGCAGAGGAGATACAAAGGGAGCAATGGAAGATTACCAATCGGCTTTTGATTCCGATCAACAAGTACAATGGAAATATGCGCAATTAAACCTGATGACAGAACAGGGAAATTACCGGCAGGCCAGAGAAATTGCTGCAATTATTGAAAAAGATTTCCCCGAAGAGCAAGCTAAAATCCAGCCCATTGAAAATAAACTCATGTATCTCGATTGGATCAACAGTTATTGGCTGTATGGTCTTTTAGCTTTAATACTGCTGCTTTTACTGCTCTTTTTATTCCTGTTCAGGAATTGA
- a CDS encoding ribonuclease Z yields the protein MQFELTVLGSNSALPAQNRYPTSQYLNIRNNHILIDCGEAAQIQLNKYKIKSSKIDKIFISHLHGDHFYGLPGLLSSFNLNRRTDPLMIFAPPGLKEIIETMFSHTKSSLNYSLEFQEIVPKNGLLIYEDEEIEVRSLEMIHRIPCCGFVFKEKKEKRKINKEKIEGLEMSHEWYIKLKEGADYIDKNDKRIPNDELTDPPPQQRTYAYCTDTAYNEKIIPFIEGVDILYHEATFKKDKAERALETYHSTTVQAAEIAKKAGVKKLLIGHYSSRYEDLTPLQNECREVFENTELALEGNIHTLPRIFQ from the coding sequence ATGCAATTTGAGCTTACTGTTTTGGGGAGTAATTCTGCACTTCCTGCCCAAAACAGATACCCTACATCTCAATATTTAAACATTCGCAACAATCATATACTTATAGATTGCGGGGAAGCTGCGCAAATTCAGCTCAACAAGTACAAAATAAAGTCTTCAAAAATTGATAAAATATTTATCTCCCATCTTCACGGAGATCATTTCTATGGGCTTCCGGGGCTTTTGTCTTCATTCAATCTCAACAGGAGAACTGACCCCTTGATGATCTTTGCTCCTCCCGGACTCAAGGAGATTATTGAGACCATGTTCAGCCACACAAAATCTTCGCTGAATTATTCATTGGAATTCCAGGAAATAGTACCTAAAAATGGACTGTTGATTTATGAAGATGAAGAAATTGAAGTGCGGAGCCTTGAAATGATCCACCGAATTCCTTGCTGCGGGTTTGTTTTTAAGGAGAAAAAAGAGAAAAGAAAGATCAACAAAGAAAAAATTGAAGGACTGGAGATGTCACACGAATGGTACATCAAGTTAAAAGAGGGGGCAGACTATATCGACAAAAACGACAAGCGCATCCCCAATGATGAGTTGACCGACCCGCCACCTCAACAAAGAACATATGCCTATTGTACCGATACGGCCTACAATGAGAAGATCATTCCATTTATAGAAGGAGTGGATATTTTATACCACGAGGCCACCTTTAAAAAAGACAAAGCTGAACGGGCACTGGAAACCTATCACTCAACAACAGTTCAAGCGGCAGAAATAGCCAAAAAAGCCGGGGTCAAAAAATTGCTGATTGGCCACTATTCAAGCCGCTATGAAGACCTGACTCCACTGCAGAATGAATGTCGAGAAGTATTTGAAAATACAGAACTGGCACTTGAAGGAAATATTCATACCCTACCAAGGATTTTTCAATAG
- a CDS encoding ATP-dependent Clp protease ATP-binding subunit, which translates to MDSKFSPRVKEVISFSREEALRLGHEYIGVEHLLLGLIREGDGLAIKVLKSLDAEIPLLRKNIEETIKDKITKTTYHSGTLPLTKQAEKVLKITVLEAKRHKSDTIGTEHLMLAILKNNDNIVTKILAKFNVDYTTFKGELDFMKHDITNELSNDPGDEDFDEEKRSAFGGSSSAKKGATKSRTPVLDNFGRDITKLAEEDRLDPIVGREIEIERVSQILSRRKKNNPILIGEPGVGKTAIVEGLALRIIKRQVSRVLFGKRLVMLDLAALVAGTKYRGQFEERMKAIMNELEKNRDVILFIDEIHTIVGAGGATGSLDASNIFKPALARGELQCIGASTLDEYRQHIEKDGALDRRFQKIIVDPPSAEEAVTILTNISSKYEEFHNVTYSPESIKACVSLSNRYITDRFLPDKAIDVMDEVGARVHLKNIFVPKNILELEKQIEEIKLEKVKVVNSQKYEEAARLRDTEKRLLEDLDTAKAQWEEDSKTKKYPVTDEDISEVIAMMTGVPVKRVAQNESIKLLNMEKDLRGSVVGQDHALTKITKAIQRNRVGLKDPKKPIGSFIFLGPTGVGKTELARALARYLFDTEDALIRIDMSEYMEKFSVSRLVGAPPGYIGYEEGGQLTEKVRRKPYSVILLDEIEKAHPDIFNILLQVLDDGVLTDGLGRKVDFKNSLIIMTSNIGARQLKDFGTGIGFSTGARQANEDEQEKAVIERALKRTFAPEFLNRIDDVVIFNSLKKEDIIKIIDIVMDDVYARLDNLGYNVKLTKAAKSFLAEKGFDPQFGARPLHRAIQKYLEDPLAEEILNKKIKEGEEFHVDLDSDKKALNISIRKQKASSQKETQSDTTDKK; encoded by the coding sequence ATGGATTCTAAATTTTCACCCAGAGTTAAAGAAGTTATTTCCTTTAGTAGAGAAGAAGCACTGCGTTTAGGCCATGAGTATATCGGTGTAGAGCATCTATTGCTTGGGCTTATTCGTGAAGGAGATGGATTGGCTATTAAGGTATTGAAATCTCTGGATGCGGAAATTCCGCTTTTGAGAAAAAACATTGAAGAAACGATTAAAGATAAGATCACTAAAACAACTTATCATTCAGGGACTTTGCCCCTGACCAAACAGGCAGAAAAAGTTTTAAAGATTACAGTATTAGAAGCCAAACGGCACAAGAGCGATACCATAGGTACTGAGCACTTAATGCTGGCCATTTTAAAAAACAATGACAATATTGTCACTAAAATACTTGCAAAATTTAATGTGGATTATACTACATTTAAAGGAGAACTTGACTTTATGAAACACGATATCACAAACGAACTGTCAAATGATCCCGGTGACGAGGATTTTGACGAAGAAAAACGCAGTGCTTTCGGTGGATCATCATCTGCTAAAAAAGGAGCTACAAAATCAAGAACTCCAGTTCTTGATAATTTTGGCAGAGACATTACAAAGCTTGCTGAAGAAGACCGCTTAGATCCAATTGTAGGGCGCGAAATAGAAATTGAACGTGTCTCTCAGATTCTTAGCCGCAGAAAAAAGAACAACCCAATTTTGATTGGTGAACCCGGAGTTGGTAAAACAGCCATAGTTGAAGGACTGGCTCTGAGAATTATCAAAAGACAAGTTTCAAGAGTATTGTTTGGCAAACGCCTTGTTATGCTCGATCTGGCTGCGCTTGTTGCCGGTACTAAATACCGCGGACAGTTTGAAGAGCGCATGAAAGCTATAATGAACGAACTGGAAAAAAACAGGGATGTCATTCTTTTCATTGATGAGATTCACACCATTGTTGGCGCAGGAGGAGCAACAGGCTCTTTAGATGCTTCCAATATTTTCAAACCTGCATTGGCAAGGGGCGAGTTGCAATGCATAGGAGCATCAACCCTTGACGAATACAGGCAACATATTGAAAAGGATGGAGCATTGGACAGAAGGTTTCAAAAAATTATTGTAGATCCACCATCTGCTGAAGAGGCCGTTACAATATTGACCAATATCAGCTCTAAATACGAGGAGTTTCACAATGTGACCTATTCACCTGAATCAATAAAAGCTTGTGTAAGTCTGAGCAATCGCTATATCACAGATCGTTTTTTACCGGACAAGGCCATTGATGTAATGGATGAAGTGGGCGCTCGTGTTCACCTTAAAAATATTTTTGTTCCCAAGAATATTCTCGAACTGGAAAAACAGATTGAAGAAATAAAGCTGGAGAAAGTAAAAGTAGTCAACAGTCAAAAATACGAAGAAGCAGCAAGGCTCCGCGATACAGAAAAGAGATTGCTGGAAGATCTTGATACAGCTAAAGCTCAGTGGGAAGAAGATTCCAAAACAAAAAAATATCCAGTTACTGATGAAGATATTTCAGAGGTAATTGCTATGATGACCGGTGTTCCTGTAAAAAGAGTAGCGCAAAATGAAAGTATAAAACTCTTGAATATGGAGAAAGACCTGCGCGGCTCAGTAGTTGGACAGGATCATGCGCTTACTAAAATCACCAAAGCTATTCAGCGCAATCGCGTAGGGCTAAAAGATCCTAAAAAACCTATTGGTTCATTTATATTTTTAGGTCCTACCGGTGTTGGAAAAACAGAATTGGCACGTGCACTTGCGCGCTACCTTTTCGATACAGAAGATGCTTTGATCAGAATTGACATGAGTGAGTATATGGAGAAATTTTCTGTAAGCCGACTCGTTGGAGCGCCTCCCGGATATATTGGCTATGAAGAAGGTGGTCAGCTTACTGAAAAAGTGAGAAGAAAACCATACTCTGTTATTTTGCTGGATGAAATAGAAAAAGCACATCCCGATATTTTCAATATTTTACTGCAAGTATTGGACGATGGTGTTTTAACAGACGGACTTGGAAGAAAGGTGGATTTCAAAAACTCACTTATTATCATGACTTCCAATATCGGAGCACGCCAATTGAAAGATTTTGGAACCGGAATCGGATTCAGTACCGGAGCGCGTCAGGCCAATGAAGATGAACAGGAAAAAGCGGTAATCGAAAGAGCACTGAAACGTACTTTTGCCCCTGAGTTTCTAAATAGAATTGATGATGTTGTAATCTTTAATTCACTCAAAAAAGAGGATATCATTAAGATTATAGACATTGTAATGGATGATGTTTATGCCCGATTGGACAATCTGGGTTATAATGTGAAGCTGACAAAAGCTGCAAAATCATTTCTCGCGGAAAAAGGTTTTGATCCACAGTTTGGAGCACGACCATTGCACAGAGCTATTCAGAAATATTTGGAAGATCCCCTGGCCGAAGAAATTTTGAATAAAAAAATCAAAGAAGGAGAAGAATTTCATGTTGATCTGGATAGTGATAAAAAGGCTTTGAATATCTCTATAAGAAAACAAAAGGCTTCCTCACAAAAAGAAACTCAGTCTGATACAACAGATAAGAAGTAA
- a CDS encoding STAS domain-containing protein: MKFSFEKKEKYTLFKLEDEKLNTINAPKLKSELVILNAGGVKNIILDLGEVTFVDSSGLSAILIGNRLCKNINGTFAAVNLNDYVLKLVKISQLDSILNIFPTIDEAVDYILMEELERGLKENKD; this comes from the coding sequence ATGAAGTTTTCATTCGAAAAAAAAGAGAAATACACGCTTTTCAAATTAGAAGATGAAAAGTTAAACACAATAAACGCTCCCAAGCTTAAATCCGAGTTGGTGATTTTAAATGCGGGTGGTGTGAAAAATATTATTCTGGATTTGGGAGAAGTTACTTTTGTTGATTCTTCCGGTCTTAGCGCAATATTGATCGGCAACAGATTGTGCAAAAACATCAATGGCACCTTTGCCGCAGTTAATCTCAATGACTATGTGCTTAAACTTGTGAAAATTTCTCAACTGGATTCTATTTTAAATATCTTCCCTACAATTGATGAGGCAGTTGATTATATTTTAATGGAAGAACTGGAACGTGGCCTGAAAGAAAACAAGGATTAG
- a CDS encoding ComF family protein, with product MNTTSLPAFSDLLNLFFPDNCRACGHRLLNGEEIVCLHCCDQLPETDFHLHEPNMMSKLFWGRIDIQYCLAAYFFFKKSSIQKLMHQLKYHGKTEVGMFVGKNYGLKLKHVDFHKAFDLIIPVPLHKRKQKIRGYNQSDFFAAGLSEAMGIPWSGEVMKRNIFSQSQTKKSKYQRWDNVSKIFSVEKTDKVKGKHILLVDDVVTTGSTLEACALQLHRAEAAKVSLAVIGYAHS from the coding sequence ATGAATACGACAAGCCTTCCTGCTTTCAGCGACCTGCTCAATTTGTTTTTCCCGGACAATTGTCGTGCTTGTGGTCATCGCTTATTGAATGGAGAGGAAATAGTTTGTTTGCACTGCTGTGACCAATTGCCGGAAACAGATTTTCATTTGCACGAACCCAATATGATGTCTAAACTGTTTTGGGGCAGAATTGACATTCAATATTGTTTGGCCGCATATTTCTTCTTTAAAAAAAGCAGCATTCAAAAGTTGATGCATCAATTGAAATACCACGGCAAAACAGAGGTCGGGATGTTTGTAGGCAAAAACTATGGCCTAAAACTAAAACACGTAGATTTTCACAAAGCATTTGATTTGATAATTCCCGTTCCCCTGCACAAGAGAAAGCAGAAAATAAGAGGCTACAATCAAAGTGATTTTTTTGCAGCCGGACTATCAGAGGCTATGGGCATTCCCTGGTCGGGTGAGGTAATGAAAAGAAACATCTTCAGCCAGAGCCAGACCAAAAAAAGCAAGTACCAGCGCTGGGACAATGTCAGTAAAATATTTTCAGTAGAAAAAACAGACAAAGTAAAAGGCAAACACATTTTGCTGGTGGATGATGTTGTTACCACAGGCTCAACTTTAGAGGCTTGTGCACTGCAACTGCACCGCGCAGAAGCTGCCAAAGTCAGCCTTGCTGTAATTGGCTATGCCCATTCCTGA
- a CDS encoding choice-of-anchor Q domain-containing protein: MKTFIKYTLFSVLACVLVFSSSCRKDRFFTEGGEVLRFSEDTLSFDTVFTTLGSTTKALKVFNDNKLSVKIAEINLVGSNSSNFRLNIDGVSGNQARDVEIGPRDSIYIFVEVTVDPTNLNNPFIIADEVEFHTNGSRQTAVLSAWGQNANFYKAAEICDETWTNDKPYVLLNNTLVPEDCFLRIEEGVRIYVGPNSGFFVEGTLQVEGNRENPVSFQGTRLEEFYDDLPGQWPGISILRGSENSYIRHAEIRNANFGVSVGSAALDSACRFSEVFRADNAPDLMIENTIISNSLRTGIAGFFSAISANNLLVYNSGDYLVSLGFGGAYEFVHCTFANYGSAAINHQTPSVFMSNVAGVECEGQTQIFPASLDAKFYNSIIYGSLENEIEFGDIGQGVPFDALFDHCLVRSEIDTLPQFFPNTIFNEDPQFVDRPEGDYTLNPGSPAIDAGGDNSPQIISEDLAGNMRGSNPDIGCYENQN, encoded by the coding sequence TTGAAGACTTTCATAAAATACACCTTGTTTTCTGTTTTGGCTTGTGTGCTTGTTTTTTCAAGTTCCTGCCGTAAAGATCGCTTTTTCACAGAAGGAGGAGAGGTATTGCGATTTTCTGAAGATACCCTGAGTTTCGATACGGTATTTACAACCCTGGGTTCTACTACCAAAGCGTTGAAAGTATTTAATGACAATAAACTTTCGGTAAAAATAGCTGAGATTAATCTTGTAGGTAGCAACAGCTCAAATTTTAGATTGAATATTGACGGAGTGTCTGGTAATCAGGCCAGGGATGTGGAAATCGGGCCGCGCGACAGTATTTATATTTTTGTGGAAGTAACGGTTGATCCCACTAATTTGAACAATCCCTTTATTATTGCCGATGAGGTGGAATTTCACACCAATGGCAGTAGGCAGACAGCAGTGCTCAGTGCATGGGGGCAGAATGCCAATTTTTACAAAGCAGCTGAAATCTGCGATGAAACCTGGACCAATGACAAACCCTATGTTTTGCTAAACAATACTTTGGTTCCTGAGGATTGCTTCTTGAGAATTGAAGAAGGCGTGCGCATTTATGTGGGGCCCAATTCCGGCTTTTTTGTTGAAGGCACCCTCCAGGTTGAAGGAAACAGGGAGAATCCTGTCTCATTTCAGGGAACTCGACTGGAGGAGTTTTATGATGATCTGCCCGGGCAATGGCCGGGCATCAGTATTTTGCGCGGCAGTGAAAATTCTTATATCCGCCATGCGGAAATCAGAAATGCAAATTTTGGCGTTTCAGTGGGTTCCGCTGCATTAGACAGTGCCTGTCGTTTTAGCGAAGTGTTCAGAGCAGATAACGCTCCGGATCTTATGATAGAAAACACCATTATCAGCAATAGCCTTAGAACAGGCATAGCAGGATTTTTTTCTGCTATATCTGCCAATAATCTGCTTGTTTATAATAGCGGAGATTATTTGGTATCACTGGGTTTTGGAGGTGCTTATGAATTTGTACATTGTACTTTTGCCAATTATGGAAGCGCAGCTATTAATCACCAAACGCCTTCTGTTTTTATGAGCAATGTAGCAGGAGTAGAATGTGAAGGACAAACACAAATATTTCCTGCAAGTTTAGATGCTAAGTTTTACAACTCCATTATTTACGGATCGCTTGAAAACGAAATAGAGTTTGGAGATATTGGCCAGGGGGTGCCTTTCGATGCACTTTTTGACCATTGCCTGGTACGTTCGGAAATTGATACGCTGCCACAATTTTTTCCAAATACTATTTTTAATGAAGATCCTCAATTTGTTGATCGCCCTGAAGGAGATTATACTTTAAACCCCGGATCCCCTGCTATAGATGCCGGGGGGGATAATTCTCCACAAATAATCAGTGAGGATTTAGCAGGAAATATGCGCGGAAGCAACCCGGATATTGGCTGTTATGAAAATCAAAACTGA